The following coding sequences lie in one Desulforegula conservatrix Mb1Pa genomic window:
- a CDS encoding chemotaxis protein CheW has translation MDISGLGGKYLTFRLGSEEYGLGIMKIREIIGLMPITSVPQTPIFVKGVINLRGKVIPVIDLRLRFSMDEIPHDDRTCIIVLDISSVSSNLLIGIIVDSVSEVLNIRAEEIEETPAFGVKLNTGYILGMAKSGGGVKILLDIDQVLTEGEVCAISGL, from the coding sequence GTGGACATATCTGGTCTTGGAGGTAAATATCTGACATTCAGGCTGGGCAGTGAAGAGTACGGGCTTGGCATAATGAAGATCCGTGAAATTATCGGCCTTATGCCCATAACCTCTGTCCCCCAGACGCCAATATTTGTAAAGGGGGTTATTAATCTGAGGGGAAAGGTCATTCCTGTAATTGATTTGAGACTAAGATTCTCCATGGATGAAATTCCCCATGATGATCGAACATGCATAATTGTACTTGATATTTCAAGTGTAAGCAGCAACCTTCTTATTGGGATAATTGTGGATTCGGTATCCGAGGTTCTTAATATCAGGGCAGAAGAAATTGAGGAAACGCCTGCGTTCGGTGTCAAGTTGAATACCGGTTATATCCTTGGCATGGCAAAATCTGGGGGAGGGGTTAAAATCCTCCTGGACATAGACCAGGTTCTTACTGAAGGAGAGGTCTGCGCGATTTCAGGACTCTGA
- a CDS encoding methyl-accepting chemotaxis protein: MFAKMKLGVKIAWGFGSVIFLALVLGGISVVSMTKAKNNAVRIDDQYIEEVAISGQLERRIQRYMFNMRGYGFTEEKKYLDLAIDDLKKIRESIDMGKKLFEKNPELQDFGKNISLVASKMDEYESLAKTTSDRIGNLNAVRKSMDEAASAYMKPCFTYLENQKIATSKDIDSDAGGERMHERLDKIMAINEIIEIGNSIRIANFKSQALRDMDAIKATMKSFETVAKKIGDLRATTRQEVNIKLLDSIEESAGQYKRALSDFLDNLSSLAEVGDKRVVVGLDALELVRATSVSAVDSTKKASDSSVINLRASSFVLVSGLLFVFAAGVVLAFIIIRSITKPINNVIAGLGEGANQVAAAAGQVASSSQSLAEGASEQAASLEETSSSLEEMSSMTKRNADNSAQADNLMKEAGETVRKASISMSALTDSINEISDASRQTQKIIKTIDEIAFQTNLLALNAAVEAARAGEAGAGFAVVAEEVRNLALRSADAAKNTAAMIEDTVKKVNDGSILLDQTNTAFAEMASSASKVGELVSEIAGASDEQAKGIEQVNRAVAEMDKVTQQNAANAEESASASEELSAQSEQMMDFVNQLIILIRGEGSSMHMNRPSRPKSVSISHNMKRPMLSSYSPVKGASGKSGQVLSGRGREIRPEDVIPLDNDDFAEF, from the coding sequence ATGTTCGCAAAAATGAAGCTTGGGGTTAAGATAGCCTGGGGTTTTGGATCGGTGATTTTTCTGGCTCTTGTTCTTGGTGGAATCTCGGTTGTAAGCATGACAAAGGCAAAAAATAATGCTGTAAGAATAGATGACCAGTATATTGAGGAAGTGGCCATATCGGGCCAGCTTGAGCGCAGAATTCAGCGCTATATGTTCAATATGCGTGGTTATGGTTTTACCGAAGAGAAAAAATATCTGGATCTTGCGATTGATGATCTGAAAAAGATCAGGGAAAGCATAGATATGGGCAAGAAGCTGTTTGAAAAGAATCCCGAACTCCAGGATTTTGGGAAAAACATATCTCTGGTTGCCTCCAAAATGGACGAGTATGAATCCCTTGCCAAAACGACATCAGATAGAATTGGCAATTTAAATGCTGTCAGAAAAAGCATGGATGAAGCTGCATCAGCATACATGAAACCCTGTTTTACCTATCTTGAGAATCAGAAAATTGCCACGTCAAAAGATATTGATTCTGATGCAGGCGGGGAAAGAATGCATGAGCGCCTCGACAAGATAATGGCAATAAACGAGATCATTGAAATAGGAAATTCCATCCGCATAGCAAATTTTAAGTCCCAGGCCTTGAGGGATATGGATGCCATTAAAGCAACAATGAAAAGCTTTGAGACAGTTGCAAAGAAAATTGGTGATTTACGGGCAACAACAAGGCAGGAAGTCAATATAAAACTCCTCGATTCAATTGAGGAATCAGCGGGTCAATATAAAAGAGCCCTTTCTGATTTCCTTGATAATTTGTCATCTCTTGCTGAAGTGGGAGATAAGCGTGTGGTGGTCGGCCTTGATGCCCTCGAGCTTGTCAGGGCTACAAGTGTATCTGCCGTTGATTCAACAAAGAAGGCGTCCGATTCTTCCGTCATAAATCTAAGGGCTTCGTCATTTGTTCTTGTTTCAGGTCTTTTGTTCGTATTCGCAGCCGGTGTTGTCCTGGCATTCATCATAATCAGAAGCATAACCAAGCCTATAAACAATGTCATTGCAGGGCTCGGCGAAGGCGCAAACCAGGTCGCGGCAGCCGCAGGTCAGGTGGCCAGTTCCAGTCAGTCTCTTGCTGAAGGCGCTTCTGAACAGGCTGCGTCACTTGAGGAAACATCATCCTCCCTTGAAGAGATGTCCTCCATGACCAAACGCAACGCAGACAATTCTGCCCAGGCTGATAATCTCATGAAGGAAGCCGGAGAGACTGTCAGAAAGGCGTCAATATCCATGTCCGCCCTCACGGATTCTATAAACGAGATATCGGATGCGAGCCGCCAGACCCAGAAGATCATCAAGACCATAGACGAGATAGCATTCCAGACAAATCTTCTGGCCTTGAATGCCGCAGTCGAGGCTGCAAGGGCAGGGGAGGCAGGAGCAGGCTTTGCCGTTGTCGCCGAGGAGGTAAGGAACCTTGCCCTCAGATCAGCAGATGCCGCAAAAAACACTGCCGCGATGATCGAAGACACGGTCAAGAAGGTGAATGACGGAAGTATTCTTCTTGATCAGACAAATACAGCTTTTGCTGAAATGGCTTCTTCGGCTTCAAAGGTCGGAGAGCTTGTCAGCGAGATTGCTGGCGCTTCAGACGAACAGGCCAAGGGGATAGAGCAGGTAAACCGGGCTGTTGCTGAGATGGACAAGGTAACCCAGCAGAATGCGGCCAATGCGGAGGAATCTGCCAGCGCATCGGAAGAATTGAGCGCCCAGTCAGAGCAAATGATGGATTTTGTCAATCAGCTCATAATCCTGATAAGAGGAGAAGGCAGTTCAATGCATATGAACAGGCCATCAAGGCCAAAATCTGTTTCGATTTCCCATAATATGAAGCGCCCCATGCTTTCCTCCTATTCGCCTGTAAAGGGGGCCTCCGGAAAATCCGGTCAGGTTCTTTCAGGCAGGGGCAGGGAAATAAGGCCTGAGGATGTTATTCCGCTTGACAATGACGACTTTGCCGAGTTTTAG
- a CDS encoding chemotaxis protein CheA, giving the protein MVIAKRIRRESEKFLGVISNASASDIPALGKCLNFMDNLPLHILPEDHPVREVVPVIKRYIERLIFEEEKDIDFLVSCVEKFCFTDDYNEKNIRDILAGLALKNEPDWFSDMDTDVSSSPENTANGQDVTDEDQQIVCEFITESLDSIDALEFSLVAFEENPGDSDVINAIFRIFHTIKGVSGFLNLNEINSLSHSTENLLDEIRQGSIRVAKKVIDVIFESVDTLKRMILEIRDNIESGSPWTSSAISIKGIKHKIAAILQASGESDDMPIGEILVVKGIVKKEDLDEGLEIQKKNPGKKLGEILVENKKADAEAVSLAVKNQERERSQASNQVSSQVKIDTSKLDSLVDLTGELVIAQSMMRQYSQKYMDSDPQFYKFISQLSSSVSGIQKIAMNMRMVPIRSTFQKMVRVIRDLSKSSGKEIILQMTGEETEIDRNMVDALYEPMVHMIRNSADHGLELADERVAKGKTPYGTVFLRAFHKGGNIVIEIEDDGRGLNKGKITEKAVSKGLIQSSENMTDEQIYGLIFEPGFSTASSITDISGRGVGMDVVKQSIEKMKGHISIDSVEGMGCTFTMALPLTLGIIEGMVIRSGTEKYIIPTLSVLESFRPDKNDYKTSFERGEMLLVRNSLIPFVRLGSIFGTKSDIENPWDGIVIVIENKGRKIGLFVDDILGKDEFVIKSLGDVFRGIKGIAGGSIVADGRVALIMDVSGLFDKVFD; this is encoded by the coding sequence ATGGTAATTGCAAAAAGAATAAGGCGGGAATCCGAGAAATTTCTTGGAGTGATTTCAAATGCCAGCGCCTCGGACATCCCCGCCCTCGGCAAATGCCTTAATTTTATGGATAATCTTCCTCTTCACATCCTGCCCGAAGATCATCCCGTGCGTGAGGTCGTTCCTGTGATAAAACGGTATATAGAGAGGCTGATTTTTGAAGAGGAAAAAGACATAGATTTCCTTGTATCCTGTGTCGAAAAATTCTGCTTCACAGATGATTATAACGAAAAAAACATCAGGGATATTCTGGCCGGTCTTGCTCTTAAAAATGAGCCTGACTGGTTTTCAGACATGGATACCGATGTTTCCTCTTCTCCTGAAAATACTGCAAACGGCCAGGATGTGACAGACGAAGACCAGCAGATAGTCTGTGAGTTTATTACCGAGTCCCTTGACAGCATTGACGCTCTGGAATTCAGCCTTGTCGCCTTTGAGGAAAATCCTGGTGATTCGGATGTGATAAATGCTATTTTCCGGATTTTTCATACAATCAAGGGGGTTTCAGGTTTTCTTAATCTGAATGAAATAAACTCCCTTTCCCATTCAACGGAAAACCTCCTGGACGAAATCAGGCAGGGCAGTATCAGGGTCGCAAAAAAAGTCATAGATGTAATATTTGAGTCTGTCGATACTTTAAAAAGAATGATTCTTGAGATTAGGGATAATATTGAAAGCGGCTCTCCATGGACAAGCAGCGCGATCAGTATAAAGGGGATCAAGCACAAGATAGCCGCCATTTTGCAGGCATCGGGCGAGTCTGATGACATGCCCATAGGCGAGATTCTTGTGGTCAAGGGCATAGTAAAAAAAGAGGATCTCGATGAGGGGCTTGAGATTCAGAAAAAGAATCCTGGGAAAAAGCTCGGAGAAATTCTTGTTGAGAATAAAAAGGCTGATGCCGAGGCAGTCAGTCTGGCTGTAAAAAACCAGGAGAGAGAAAGAAGCCAGGCCTCAAATCAGGTTTCAAGCCAGGTGAAAATTGACACATCAAAACTTGACAGTCTGGTGGATCTGACAGGGGAGCTTGTAATAGCCCAGTCCATGATGAGGCAGTACAGCCAGAAATATATGGATTCAGACCCCCAGTTCTATAAATTCATAAGCCAGCTATCCTCTTCTGTCTCAGGGATTCAGAAAATAGCCATGAACATGAGGATGGTGCCAATCAGAAGCACTTTTCAGAAAATGGTCAGGGTTATCAGGGATCTTTCTAAATCATCGGGCAAGGAAATCATTCTTCAGATGACAGGCGAAGAAACCGAAATCGACCGCAATATGGTTGACGCCCTTTACGAGCCAATGGTTCACATGATCAGAAATTCGGCTGACCACGGTCTTGAGCTTGCTGATGAACGGGTAGCGAAAGGCAAAACACCTTATGGGACAGTCTTTTTAAGGGCTTTTCATAAAGGCGGCAATATTGTCATTGAGATTGAAGATGACGGCAGGGGGCTGAATAAGGGAAAAATTACAGAAAAAGCTGTTTCAAAGGGACTCATACAATCCTCTGAGAATATGACCGACGAGCAGATATATGGTCTCATTTTCGAGCCCGGATTTTCGACCGCCAGCTCAATCACTGACATTTCCGGCAGAGGTGTTGGAATGGATGTTGTGAAGCAGTCCATCGAAAAAATGAAAGGGCATATTTCCATAGATTCTGTTGAGGGAATGGGTTGCACCTTCACCATGGCCCTCCCTCTGACCCTTGGCATAATCGAAGGCATGGTTATCAGGTCAGGGACTGAAAAATATATTATTCCAACGCTGTCAGTTCTCGAATCTTTCAGGCCTGATAAAAATGATTACAAGACTTCTTTTGAGCGCGGGGAAATGCTTCTTGTGAGGAATTCCCTGATCCCTTTTGTGAGGCTTGGCAGCATTTTCGGAACAAAGTCTGATATTGAGAATCCCTGGGACGGCATTGTAATTGTTATTGAGAACAAGGGCAGGAAGATAGGCCTTTTTGTGGATGATATTCTCGGAAAGGATGAATTTGTAATCAAATCCCTTGGTGATGTTTTCAGGGGGATAAAAGGCATTGCCGGCGGTTCGATAGTGGCTGATGGCAGAGTTGCCTTGATAATGGACGTATCAGGACTGTTTGATAAGGTTTTTGATTAG
- a CDS encoding PAS domain-containing hybrid sensor histidine kinase/response regulator, which translates to MSRIPHDLFLLMLNLSQLDSEEVIKELFIEAIIDWTGNKHLGFSCNKEKHEGFFLEIATPDYSFGGINFDKNDLGDDDFFVLKNVATTLAVILDSLRNKRLIEQEKRTLEAMVQKRTEELKKINQELMSEIMDRELYEQQLIEKETRYREIVENINDVLFTMDSQGVITYISPVIRKITGYAPEYIIGNDFIRFIYPDDRLRIDNKFKNAAIEGVFITKLRVVGQNGKIRWLRASVKTITEGCHLKGFRGLLADITDIKELDDRLELIAQNIDEVLWIIDAEGTHLTYISPSYEKIWGYSSKALYENLASFIDSVHPEDQPRIRNEIKKVMETGYFDGECRIVRPDGETRWMWVKSFPLKNSNGEIINRIGLARDLTEKKQTELKYSAIIQTSLVGFLIIDIKSGILEANDAACSMTGYSSAELLGMNISSIEAKYSHEMVVEMLADVSAKGWGRFESRLRSRDGRVIDVDVSVNNLPTEKNSFVVFVRDITEKKQLEEHVIQAQRMESIGRLAAGIAHDFNNLLSPILGYTEMMMLSSQGESAQRPMLDEIKKAAERSKDLIRQLMAFSRKQVIETKNTSFPGIVDGFYKILRRTLRENIEIRTVHNSTGASIIADIGKIEQIIMNLAVNAQDSMPEGGTLVIETGSVFLDDAEAAMISGLVPGRYATLSVSDSGFGMDAETQKKIFEPFYTTKEEGSGTGLGLATVYGISSQHDGGVAVHSEPGKGSVFVVYIPQRKNFLPEGESEHGDQVVLSGAEDGATVLVAEDEEITRKVVLNILTSLGYNAICASSGEECLFMMEDSCFAGKVRLLLSDVIMPDMKGPDLFKKIREKHPEMKAVFMSGYPEESMKIHGFRMDDYEFIQKPFSVKDLASKVRSILNKNRDD; encoded by the coding sequence ATGTCAAGAATCCCGCATGATCTTTTTCTTCTTATGCTTAACCTTTCCCAGCTTGATTCCGAGGAGGTTATCAAGGAACTGTTCATCGAGGCAATAATAGACTGGACAGGGAACAAACACCTCGGATTCAGCTGTAATAAAGAAAAGCACGAAGGTTTTTTTCTTGAGATTGCCACCCCTGACTATAGTTTTGGCGGTATAAACTTCGACAAAAATGACCTGGGTGACGACGATTTTTTTGTTCTAAAAAATGTCGCCACCACTCTTGCCGTGATTTTAGACAGTCTAAGGAACAAGAGGCTAATCGAACAGGAAAAACGAACACTCGAAGCAATGGTTCAGAAAAGAACCGAGGAACTTAAAAAAATCAATCAGGAGCTTATGTCCGAGATTATGGACAGGGAGCTCTATGAACAGCAGCTTATTGAAAAAGAAACCAGATACAGGGAGATTGTCGAGAACATCAATGATGTCCTTTTTACAATGGATAGCCAGGGAGTCATTACCTATATAAGCCCTGTGATCCGTAAAATTACCGGATATGCTCCCGAATACATAATCGGAAACGATTTTATCCGGTTCATTTACCCTGACGACCGTTTAAGGATAGACAATAAATTTAAGAACGCCGCAATCGAAGGCGTTTTTATAACAAAATTAAGGGTCGTGGGTCAAAATGGTAAAATCCGCTGGCTGAGAGCTTCTGTAAAAACCATAACTGAAGGCTGTCATCTTAAGGGATTCAGGGGCCTTTTGGCCGACATTACTGATATCAAGGAACTCGATGACAGGCTTGAGCTTATTGCCCAGAATATTGACGAGGTTTTATGGATAATTGATGCTGAAGGAACCCACCTTACTTATATTAGTCCTTCGTATGAGAAAATCTGGGGCTACAGCAGCAAGGCTCTTTATGAAAATTTGGCTTCATTTATAGATTCTGTCCATCCCGAGGACCAGCCAAGAATTAGAAATGAAATCAAAAAAGTTATGGAAACAGGCTATTTTGACGGTGAGTGCAGAATTGTCCGGCCTGATGGCGAGACCAGATGGATGTGGGTGAAATCTTTCCCCTTAAAGAACAGCAATGGTGAAATTATAAACAGGATAGGTCTGGCAAGGGATCTCACAGAAAAAAAACAGACCGAACTGAAGTATTCGGCCATCATCCAGACATCCCTGGTCGGATTTTTAATTATAGACATAAAGTCTGGCATACTCGAAGCCAATGACGCTGCCTGTTCCATGACAGGATATTCCAGCGCAGAGCTTCTCGGAATGAATATTTCATCAATAGAGGCAAAATACAGCCACGAAATGGTTGTCGAAATGCTCGCGGATGTCAGCGCAAAAGGCTGGGGGCGTTTTGAGAGCAGGCTAAGATCCAGGGACGGAAGAGTCATTGATGTAGATGTCAGTGTAAACAATCTTCCAACCGAGAAGAACAGTTTTGTGGTTTTTGTCCGTGACATAACTGAAAAAAAACAGCTTGAGGAACATGTTATACAGGCCCAGAGGATGGAGTCCATTGGAAGGCTTGCTGCCGGAATAGCCCATGATTTCAATAATCTTCTGTCTCCCATACTCGGTTATACGGAAATGATGATGCTTTCATCTCAAGGGGAGAGTGCTCAAAGGCCTATGCTGGATGAAATTAAAAAAGCGGCTGAAAGGTCAAAGGATCTTATCAGGCAGCTGATGGCATTCAGCAGGAAGCAGGTCATTGAAACAAAAAATACAAGCTTTCCAGGCATTGTTGACGGCTTTTATAAAATTTTGAGAAGAACCCTTCGTGAAAACATAGAAATTAGAACAGTTCATAACAGCACCGGCGCATCCATCATTGCGGATATCGGCAAGATCGAGCAGATAATAATGAATCTTGCTGTTAATGCCCAGGATTCGATGCCTGAAGGCGGAACGCTTGTGATCGAAACAGGCTCTGTTTTTCTTGATGATGCCGAGGCTGCGATGATTTCAGGCCTTGTTCCTGGCAGATATGCGACTCTTTCTGTTTCTGATTCAGGGTTCGGTATGGATGCGGAAACGCAGAAGAAAATTTTCGAGCCGTTTTATACCACTAAGGAAGAGGGCAGTGGCACAGGACTTGGACTTGCCACGGTCTATGGAATATCGAGCCAGCATGACGGAGGTGTGGCTGTCCATAGCGAGCCGGGTAAAGGATCTGTTTTTGTGGTATATATTCCCCAGAGGAAAAATTTCCTGCCTGAAGGCGAATCTGAGCATGGGGATCAGGTGGTTTTATCCGGAGCAGAGGACGGAGCCACCGTTTTGGTAGCTGAAGATGAGGAGATTACAAGAAAGGTGGTTTTGAACATTCTGACAAGCCTTGGCTACAATGCCATTTGTGCCTCAAGCGGTGAAGAATGTCTTTTTATGATGGAAGATAGCTGTTTTGCAGGGAAGGTCAGGCTATTATTGTCTGATGTTATAATGCCTGATATGAAAGGCCCCGATCTTTTTAAAAAGATCAGGGAAAAGCATCCTGAAATGAAGGCAGTTTTTATGTCAGGCTATCCTGAGGAGTCCATGAAAATTCATGGTTTCAGGATGGATGATTATGAATTTATCCAGAAACCGTTTTCAGTAAAAGACCTTGCTTCGAAGGTGAGGAGCATCCTTAATAAAAACAGGGATGACTGA
- a CDS encoding alpha/beta hydrolase: MKYFIKSAEFTVRSDKLRGDLYMPESDSKPPVLVMGHGFGGLRKFVLPSFAERFVDAGMAVLLFDYRGFGDSEGSPRSLVDAKRHLEDFGAAIDYAKTLPEIDASRIALWGTSFAGGHVLTIASRRKDIAAAVAQVPHVDGLASSLLFPFSKIPQAMYLAITDSIASTLGRSAVTIPIVSETGIACLISHDSYEGYKSLIPEDCSLKDYVDVPARIMLTVGTYRPVAEANNIKAPVLIVAAEKDTLIPLWAVRRTAKKIKDCRLELLPVGHFELYKGEYFEKNILMQIDFLKEKLGII; the protein is encoded by the coding sequence ATGAAATATTTCATAAAGAGTGCCGAATTTACCGTCAGATCAGATAAACTGAGGGGCGATCTTTACATGCCTGAATCAGATTCCAAACCGCCAGTTCTTGTCATGGGACATGGATTCGGAGGCCTTCGTAAATTCGTGCTTCCTTCTTTTGCGGAACGCTTCGTAGACGCAGGCATGGCTGTATTATTATTTGATTACAGAGGTTTCGGTGATTCAGAAGGATCACCTCGATCTCTGGTCGATGCCAAACGTCATCTTGAGGATTTCGGGGCCGCTATTGATTACGCAAAAACCCTTCCTGAAATTGATGCATCTCGCATTGCTCTCTGGGGAACATCTTTTGCTGGTGGTCATGTTCTGACTATTGCATCGAGAAGAAAAGACATAGCAGCGGCAGTGGCCCAGGTTCCCCATGTGGATGGATTGGCCAGTTCATTGTTATTTCCTTTTAGTAAAATTCCGCAGGCCATGTATCTGGCAATAACTGATAGCATAGCTTCAACTTTGGGCCGATCAGCTGTCACAATACCCATTGTCAGCGAAACAGGAATTGCGTGTCTTATAAGCCATGACAGTTACGAAGGTTATAAATCGCTTATTCCTGAAGACTGTTCACTTAAGGATTATGTTGATGTTCCAGCCAGAATCATGCTCACGGTCGGAACTTACCGCCCTGTTGCCGAGGCCAATAATATCAAGGCTCCGGTGCTGATAGTCGCGGCTGAAAAAGATACTCTGATTCCTTTATGGGCTGTAAGAAGAACTGCTAAAAAAATCAAGGATTGCAGACTGGAACTACTTCCTGTTGGGCATTTTGAACTTTATAAAGGTGAATATTTCGAAAAAAACATTCTGATGCAGATTGATTTTCTGAAAGAGAAGCTGGGGATCATCTGA
- a CDS encoding SDR family oxidoreductase: MKKFAKQRVLVTGGGSGLGRALCLGFAEMGWKVCVADINDERAEETARLVVKKGSCAMTFHCDVSKSEDIQALADKVLEDWGGIDILVNNAGIATAGFMEKISGEQWDRIIDINLKSVITSCRIFIPMLEAQGGGHIVNVASNAGIACLPEMSCYNVTKAAVISLSETLKSELSPKKIGVSVVAPTFFKTNLMESFQSPDERQKKMAETFFKRSRYSAEDIAAHIIRSVFKNRLYVITQLDGKFVWYFKRLCPEIFYRILAFGNRTKLNEKFMGM, translated from the coding sequence ATGAAAAAATTCGCAAAACAACGGGTATTGGTCACAGGCGGAGGCTCTGGCCTTGGGCGCGCGCTTTGTCTTGGATTCGCTGAAATGGGCTGGAAAGTATGTGTGGCCGATATCAATGATGAAAGGGCTGAAGAAACTGCAAGGCTTGTTGTAAAAAAAGGCAGCTGCGCAATGACTTTTCACTGTGATGTGTCAAAGTCAGAAGACATTCAGGCTCTTGCCGATAAAGTCCTTGAGGACTGGGGAGGCATAGATATCCTGGTAAACAACGCAGGAATAGCGACAGCCGGTTTTATGGAAAAAATATCCGGTGAACAATGGGATCGCATAATAGACATCAATCTGAAAAGCGTCATTACATCGTGCAGGATTTTTATCCCTATGCTCGAGGCCCAGGGAGGCGGCCATATAGTAAATGTGGCATCAAACGCAGGAATAGCCTGTTTGCCTGAAATGAGCTGTTACAATGTAACAAAGGCGGCTGTCATATCCCTCTCTGAAACCCTGAAATCCGAACTTTCTCCAAAAAAAATTGGCGTATCAGTGGTTGCCCCCACCTTTTTCAAAACCAATCTTATGGAGTCTTTTCAATCTCCTGACGAACGCCAGAAAAAAATGGCCGAAACATTTTTCAAAAGATCGAGATACTCCGCAGAAGATATCGCAGCACATATTATCCGTTCAGTCTTTAAAAACAGGCTTTATGTGATAACCCAGTTAGACGGCAAATTTGTCTGGTATTTCAAACGCCTTTGCCCGGAAATTTTCTACAGGATTCTTGCCTTTGGCAACAGAACCAAACTTAATGAGAAATTCATGGGGATGTGA
- a CDS encoding acetoacetate decarboxylase family protein has translation MKSFFRNTRPGKNVTYGMANFDLPILYFRDDFFGLYFTADLDKVQAIMPSKNLHPVVMPNGKAIIAIAAYNYIDTSIGSYGEIPVGIPVVYGKKTTPKTGFFPAMLESSFPGFGVIVQHLPVTKVLARDAGRGEWGYTKFVADMNFKITPEYLGCNMQDNGRKILDIQVMRRGFSMKDNKPLTTYSVKNEELIKTVIPQTGIKRVSVFTKGSFVKFGDHPVAESIKQLGISKKPFMSVYYTERSAILPSGTVVEKNVKSFEGHIGESREAVHSCQYTEYEGL, from the coding sequence ATGAAATCTTTTTTCAGAAATACCAGACCAGGCAAGAATGTAACTTATGGAATGGCGAACTTTGATCTGCCTATCCTTTATTTCAGGGACGATTTTTTTGGCCTGTATTTCACGGCAGATCTTGATAAAGTTCAGGCAATCATGCCATCAAAAAATCTTCACCCTGTAGTAATGCCAAACGGTAAAGCCATAATAGCCATTGCCGCCTATAATTACATAGACACAAGCATAGGCTCATATGGAGAAATCCCAGTCGGAATACCAGTTGTATACGGAAAAAAGACCACTCCAAAGACAGGCTTTTTTCCGGCCATGCTTGAAAGCTCCTTCCCTGGATTCGGGGTTATTGTTCAGCACCTTCCTGTCACCAAAGTGCTTGCGAGGGATGCAGGAAGAGGAGAATGGGGATACACAAAATTCGTGGCTGACATGAATTTCAAAATCACTCCAGAATATCTGGGATGCAATATGCAGGATAACGGCAGAAAAATACTTGATATTCAGGTGATGCGCAGAGGCTTTTCGATGAAAGACAATAAGCCTCTTACAACTTATTCCGTGAAAAACGAGGAACTGATCAAAACCGTAATCCCTCAGACAGGAATAAAAAGGGTTTCTGTATTTACAAAGGGTTCATTCGTAAAATTCGGAGATCATCCTGTGGCTGAATCCATAAAGCAGCTCGGCATTTCAAAAAAACCATTCATGTCTGTTTATTATACCGAGCGTTCCGCAATACTTCCTTCAGGCACAGTGGTTGAAAAAAATGTAAAATCTTTTGAAGGCCATATCGGTGAATCAAGAGAGGCTGTTCATTCATGCCAGTACACTGAGTATGAGGGACTTTAG